From Pantoea vagans:
TTTTCTGACGTGATAGCCACACAGGGTTCAAACATGACTACCGAAACTTCGCTGCTGGCGGGGGAAGAGACGCTTCACCACACCATGCAAAATTACCATCAGGTGCTGCGCCGCCGCCTGATCTGGATTGGCGTATTACTGGTGGCCATTGTCGCCTCGCTGATCCTCGACTTCACGCTGGGTCCGGCCGGACTTTCACTTGATACGCTGTGGAATACGCTGCTCAGCCCTGACAGCGTGGATGCCGGCACCCGCGTTATCGTCTGGGACATTCGTTTACCCTATGCGCTGATGGCGCTGGTGGTAGGGCTGTCACTGGGCCTGGCAGGTGCAGAGATGCAGACCATCCTGAACAACCCGCTGGCCAGCCCGTTTACCCTCGGTGTCTCCTCGGCGGCGGCGTTTGGTGCCGCACTGGCGATCATCCTCGGTGTGGGTATCCCCGGCATTCCTGATCAGTGGTTAATCTCTGCCAACGCCTTTGTCTTTGCGCTGTTTGCCGCGCTGATGCTGGATGCCGTGACCCGCTGGACGCAGGTTTCATCGGCGGGCGTAGTCCTGTTCGGTATCGCACTGGTCTTCACCTTTAACGCGCTGGTCTCAATGATGCAGTTCATCGCCAGCGAAGATACCCTGCAGGGTCTGGTGTTCTGGACCATGGGCAGCCTGGCGCGTGCTTCCTGGGAGAAACTGGGCGTATTAACCGTTGCGCTGGCCATTCTGGTGCCGTTCTCGATGATGAGCAGCTGGAAGCTGACGGCGCTGCGTCTGGGTGAAGATCGTGCGGTGAGCTTTGGTATTGATGTACGTCGTCTGCGCCTTACCACCCTGCTGCGCATCAGCATTCTCTCGGCGCTGGCGGTGGCGTTTGTTGGCCCGATCGGCTTCATCGGTCTGGTGGCACCGCATATTGCCCGCATGATGTTTGGTGAAGATCACCGCTTCTATCTGCCCGCCAGTGCGCTGGTCGGCGCGCTGGTGCTGTCGCTGGCGTCGGTCGCCTCGAAAAACCTGCTCCCCGGTGTGATCATCCCGGTCGGCATTGTCACCTCACTGATTGGCGTGCCGTTCTTCCTGAGTATTATTCTGCGTCATCGGGGGACGGTGTGATGGAACAGGGTCTGACGTTACGCGGCTTCAGTGCCGGGTATCCCAAACATAAAGTCATTGAAAATCTCAACGTGGCACCACTGCCACGCGGTGAGATCACCGTGCTGCTCGGGCCGAATGGCTGTGGTAAATCGACGCTGCTGCGCGCGCTGGCCGGGCTGAACAAAGGCCAGGGCGAGATGTGGCTCAACGGTGAAGATCTGATGACCCAGCCGTTTGCCCGTCGCGCAAAGAACGTAGTCTATCTGCCGCAGTCGCTGCCTGCTGGCGTACATCTGCATGTGCTGGAGTCGATCATCGTGGCGCAGCGCGCCTCGGGTGGACTGCACAGCGCCAGCAGCGAAGCGGAAATCATGCATCTGCTGGAACAGCTGGGGATTGCGCATCTCGCGATGCGTTACCTCGACCAGCTCTCCGGCGGTCAGAAGCAGCTGGTCGGGCTGGCACAGTCACTGATCCGTCGCCCTAAGCTACTGCTGCTGGATGAACCGCTGAGCGCGCTGGACCTCAATTACCAGTTCCACGTGATGGATCTGGTCCGCCGCGAAACAGCCCAGCGCAACATCGTGACGGTGGTGGTGGTGCATGACATCAACATCGCGCTGCGTCATGCGCAACACGCACTGATGCTGAAGCAGGGCGCACTGGTAGCGGAAGGGCAGCCGGATAAGGTGATCACGCCGGCTACGCTGGCGAAGGTGTACGGTGTGAATGGCCGTATCGAACACTGCTCGCGCGGCATTCCGCAGGTGATGATCGACGGGCTGACGGGGCCGGCACTGGTCTGAGAATCGGGCAGGCCTGGCCTAGAGCCAGCGTTTGCGGCAGTAGAGCTTGCAGAAAAATTCAGGGCCGCAATTGCGGCCCTGATGATTTACGCCAGCAGATGCTGTGCATGGAAGCGCAGATGATCTTCCACGAAGCTGGCGATAAAGAAGTAGCTATGGTCATAACCCGGCTGAATACGCAGCGTCAGCGGGAAACCGACTTCTCTGGCGATCTCCTCTAACCGCTCCGGCTGCAGCTGATCGGCCAGGAACTGATCGCTGTCACCCTGATCGATCAGGACTGGCAGACGATGCGACACCTCCGCCATCAGCTGGCAGCTGTCATATTCCCGCCATGCTGCCTGGTCATCGCCCAGATAGGCCTGAAACGCTTTCTGGCCCCACGGCACCTGCATCGGGTTCACAATCGGCGCAAACGCAGACGCCGATGCAAAGCGGTTACCCAGACGCAGCGCCAGCATCAGCGCGCCGTGTCCGCCCATGGAGTGACCCATAATCGACTGACGCTCACTGACCTTAAAGTTGTCCGCAATCAGGGCGGGCAGCTCGCTGCTCAGATAGTCGAACATACGGAAATGCGTGGCCCAGGGTTGCTGAGTGGCATTGAGATAAAATCCCGCGCCCTGACCCAGATCGTAGCCCTCATCGTTGGCAACGCCTTCGCCGCGCGGGCTGGTATCCGGCATAATCAGCACCAGACCCAGTTCCGCCGCCACGCGCTGCGCGCCCGCTTTGGTGGTGAAGTTCTCATCGTTGCAGGTCAGCCCGGCCAGAAACCAGACCACCGGCGGCGGCGCATCACCGTGCGGCTCAGGCAGATAGATGCTGAAGGTCATCGGGCAGTTCAGCACGGCCGACTGATGACGCCAGCGCTGCTGCCAGCCGCCAAAAATACGGTGTTCTTCCAGTAGCTCCAGAGTGGATGCCATAACGCCTCCTGATTATTTGTTAAAGTGCACGACCGAGCGAATCGATTTTCCTTCGTGCATCAAATCAAAGGCGTCGTTGATCTCTTCCAGCGGCATGGTGTGGGTGATGAAGTCGTTCAGGGCAAACTTACCATCAAGGTAATCCTGCACAATGCCCGGCAGCTGTGAACGGCCTTTCACGCCACCAAAGGCGGAACCGCGCCAGACGCGACCGGTCACCAGCTGGAACGGACGGGTAGAGATCTCTTCACCGGCACCGGCGACGCCGATAATCACAGACTCGCCCCAGCCTTTGTGGCAGCACTCCAGCGCAGAGCGCATTACGTTGACGTTACCGATACATTCAAACGAGAAATCCACGCCGCCGTCGGTCAGCTCGACAATCACATCCTGAATCGGCTTATCGTAATCTTTCGGGTTAATCAGATCGGTGGCACCCAGTTTGCGCGCCAGATCGAATTTGCTGGTGTTTAGATCGATTGCGATGATGCGGCCGGCTTTCGCCATTTTCGCGCCGATGACCGCAGACAGACCGATGCCGCCGAGACCGAAGATTGCGACAGTGTCGCCTTCTTTCACTTTGGCGGTGTTCATTACCGCACCCATGCCGGTGGTGACGCCACAGCCCAGCAGGCAAACTTCTTCCAGCGGCGCTTCTTTACTGATTTTCGCCAGTGAGATCTCCGGGATCACGGTGTATTCAGAGAAGGTCGACGTGCCCATATAGTGGAAAATCGGTTTGCCATCTTTGAAGAAGCGGGTGGTGCCGTCCGGCATCAGACCTTTACCCTGGGTGGCGCGGATCGCCTGACAGAGGTTGGTTTTGCCCGACAGACAATATTTACATTTGCCACACTCTGGCGTGTAAAGCGGAATGACATGGTCACCCACTTCTACGCTGGTCACGCCTTCGCCCACGGCTTCCACAATGCCGCCGCCTTCATGGCCGAGAATCGCCGGGAAAACGCCTTCCGGGTCGGTGCCGGAGAGGGTATAGGCATCTGTGTGACAGACACCGGTCGCGACGATGCGCACCAGCACTTCGCCTTTCTGCGGTGGCATCAAATCCACTTCTTCGATTTTCAGCGGTTCACCAGCGGCCCAGGCAACAGCGGCACGGGTTTTGATCATGTTCATGCAATCCCTCTTCCAGTCAGATTGTGACGCGCGATGGCGTCGTGTGGTTATGGTTTAAACATAGCGTGAAACGCTTATTCCGCCGCCTGTAATGGGTGGATCAGCTCATCGTTGAGCGGACGATCGTCAAACTGTTCAATAATCAGGTATTTCAGCGCTTCAACGTTCGGGGTAAAGGCGTCGCGTCGCCACATCAGCCAGGTGGCGGTGTCGCGATAAGCCGCAGGTAAGGTATGCGCCTGTACCCGCGATCGGTCTGCCATCTGCTTCAGCACCGAAGCCGGGATCATCGCAACGCCTGCGCCGCCCGCCACGCAGGCCAGCATGGCGTGATAGGACTGAATCTCCATCACGTTGTCGGGCGCGGTATGGCTGTCGCGATACCAGCTCTCCAGCTTCACCCGGTAAGAGCAGCTGTTGCGGAAGGCAAACAGGGTATCGTCCTGCACATCGCGCGCCGTGGTAATAGGCGCGTGATCCAGCCCGGTGATCAGCACCATCTCCTCGCGAAATGCGATGCAGCCATTCAGATCGTCATGGGAAACCGGCCCATCCACCAGCGCGGCGGCCAGGGTGCCTTCGCGGACCCGGTCAATAATTTCGCCCGAGGTGCCGGTAATCAACGATAGTGCGACTTTAGGAAAGCGCTGGTGATAGGCGGCGAGCAGACCAGGCAGGCGGGTCGCTGCGGTGCTCTCCATGGAGCCCAGCGCAAAGTTGCCTGCCGGTTCGCCGGTGCGGGTCATGCTCATCGCTTCTTCGCTTAATGCCAGAATACGCTGCGCATAATTCAGGAAATTATGGCCCATTGGTGACAGGCGAATGCGCTGCTTCTCACGAATAAAGAGATCCACACCTAATTCTTCTTCCAGCTGGCGCAGCCGCGTGGTGAGATTAGAGGGAACGCGATGCAGCTGTTCGGCTGCGCGCGCCAGGGAACCCGTTTCGGCGACGGAACAGAACATACGCAGCTGAACTAAATCCATATCTTCTCTTCCCGTAAACAAGTTGGTTAATATTATTCACTTTCCGTGAGTTTAATCATCCTGCATGCTGTTAGCAAGTCAGAAGAGATCTCAGGGCAGAACAACAGGAGTTCAGCAATGGCGTTACGCGTCGCGCTCAGCGCGTTTTTAACCTTATTTGTAGCGATGGGCATTGGGCGATTCGCCTTTACGCCGCAGGTGCCGCTGATGATTCAGGCGCACCAGCTGACGCTCACGAGTGCCAGCCTGGTCGCGGCGCTCAACTATCTTGGCTATCTGTGTGGCTCGTTTGATGCCATGCGCGCGCACCGGCGTGTCGAGCTGCGTTTGCAGGCGGGCGTGTGGGGCGCAGTGATCCTGACGCTGCTCTCTGCACTGGCGACCGGACCGTGGCTGCACGGTGCGATTCGCTTTCTGATTGGCTGGGCCAGTGGCTGTGCGATGGTGCTGGTGGCGGCCTGGAGTAACGAACAGTTGCATCGGCATGGCCGGGCAGGGCTGTCGGCGGCCGTCTTTGCCGGGCCGGGCTGCGGCATTTTTGTCAGCGGTCTGCTGGGAGTGGCGCTGCACACATGGCAGGTCTCCGCCGGTCTGGCCTGGGCCGCTTACGGTGCGCTGGCACTGCTGCTGATTGCGCTGATTACGCGTAACCTGCCGCGTCGGGGCGAACTGCATCGCCCGGATCAGGCACCGGAGCCGCTGGTGCTGGATCGCAACCTGAAACGTCTGGTGCTGAGTTACAGTCTGGCGGGCTTTGGTTATATCCTGCCCGCCACCTTTTTGTCGCAGATGGCCGCTACGCGTTTTCCTGACGGTATCTTCGCGCAGTTTGTCTGGCCGGTATTTGGCGGCGCGGCGATGATTGGCATCGTGCTGGGGATCCTGACACGGCGCTGGGGGCACAGTCACGTCCGTCTGGCGATAGTACTCTGGGCACAGGCACTGGGCGTTTTTGCTGCGGCACTGCTGCCAGGCTTTAGTGGTCTGCTGGCCGGGGCGCTGCTGGTGGGCGGCGGCTTCCTCAGCGTGGTGCAGCTCTCGCTGCTCTGCGCCCGTGAACTGGCGCCCAACCATCTGCGATACATGGCTGGCCTGCTGACCACCGGCTACGCGGTGGGTCAGCTGGTCGGTCCGCTGCTCTCTTTTCTCTCTACTGCCCTGTTACACCGGCTGGAGCCTGCCCTGTGGGTGGCCGGGGCCAGCCTTGTCTGGGCGGGCCTGCTGGTCTGGCGAAGAAGTGAGTGAAAAGCTTTCATCACCAATCTGATTGATTGCTGGATTCCCCGCAAAGAAAGTTTCACAATACGCGCCTGATTACAGGGCCCGCAGGCAAAAGCTTGCGGGCGCAACACCAGCCGGAGAAGAGTAGATGAGCACCCTAAGTCAGGAAGCTGCCCTGGTTCACGAAGCGCTGCTGGCGCGTGGACTGGAAACGCCGTTACGTGCACCGACGCGCGACATAGATAAAGAGACGCGTAAGAGCCTGATTGCCGGGCACATGACGGAAATCATGCAGCTGCTGAATCTGGATCTTGAAGATGACAGCCTGATGGAAACGCCGCATCGCATCGCCAAAATGTATGTGGATGAGGTTTTTTCCGGTCTCGATTACGCCAACTTCCCGAAAATCACCGTCATTGAGAATAAAATGAAGGTTGATGAGATGGTGACCGTGCGTGATATCACCCTGACCAGCACCTGTGAACACCACTTTGTGATCATCGATGGCAAAGCCACGGTCGCCTATATTCCCAAGGAAAAGGTGATTGGCCTGTCGAAAATCAACCGCATCGTGCAGTTCTTCGCCCAGCGCCCGCAGGTGCAGGAGCGTCTGACGCAGCAGGTGCTGGTTGCCCTGCAGACGCTGCTGGGCACCAATAATGTGGCGGTCTCGATTGATGCAGTGCATTACTGTGTGAAAGCGCGTGGCGTAAAAGATGCCACCAGCGCCACTACCACGACATCTCTGGGCGGCCTGTTCAAGTCCAGTCAGAATACCCGCCAGGAATTTTTGCGCGCGGTACGCCATAGTTGAGTTAACGGCGGGCACATGATGTTGCCCGCGTCGTCAATGCAGGGTGCCGCATGCAACAACGCTATCACGCGCTGGATTTCATTCGTGGATGTGCCATTCTCGGCATCCTGCTGCTCAATATTGTCGGCTTCGGCCTGCCTTCTGCTGCTTACCTGAACCCGGCCTGGCAGGGCAGCGTTAGCCTCTCCGATGTCTGGACCTGGGCACTCTCTGACGTCTTTGCTCAGCTCAAATTCCTCACCCTGTTTGCACTGCTGTTTGGCGCAGGTCTGCAAATGCAGCTGCCGCGCGGCAGTCGCTGGCTGACTGCCCGGCTTTCCATTCTGGTACTCATCGGTTTTCTGCATGGTGTCTTTCTCTGGGAGGGCGACATCCTGCTGGACTACGGCATCATCGGGCTGGTGGTCTGGCGGGTGCTGCGTGATGTGCCTTCAACCCGCAGCCTGATGAATACCGGTATTCTGCTCTATCTGGTGGGCTGCGGCGTGCTGCTGGTGTTTGGGTCGATCTCCGATCCCGAACCGACGCGATCCTGGCTGCCGGGCGCAGCCGATCTGCAATATGAGCAGTACTGGAAGCTGAGCGGCGGCTGGGAAGCGATACAGAACCGGCTGGACCATCTCTCGTCAGGGCTGATGGCGCTGGCGGCGCAGTATGGCTGGCAGCTGGCGGGCTTAATGATGATCGGTGGCGCACTGCTGCGCAGCGGCTGGCTGACAGGGGAGTTTCCCCTCCGGCACTATCGTCAGGCGGCGGCCCTGCTGCTGACAATGGGCTTCTCCATTGCGGTGGCCGGTGTGGCAGCGCAATGGCTGTTACATTGGGAATTCCGCTGGACGGCTTTTTACCTGCAGGCTCCGCGCGATCTCGCCAGCCCGCTGATTAGCCTGGGCTATGCCGCGCTCTGCCTGGCGTACTGGCCGCTGATCTCGCGCTGGCGCATCAGCTACGCCATCCAGTGCGTGGGCCGTATGGCGCTGACTAACTATCTGCTGCAAACGCTTATCTGTACCACGCTGTTCTATCGCTTTGGCTTCTATATGCACTTCACCCGGCTGGAACTGGTGATGATGGTGCCTGCGGTGTGGCTCATCAATATCCTGTTTTCACTCATCTGGTTACATTTTTTCTCCCAGGGTCCGCTGGAATGGCTGTGGCGGCGGCTTACGCTGCTCTCAGCCGGCAAATCACGCATTACCGACAACGCCAGATAATGACCGCCATCACAAAGGTTACAGAATTGTATGTAACCGTTTTCATTGATGTGACGCAATTCACGCTGTACGCCTCCTGCCCCTGACAGAATAGCGCCGGTGTTCAACCCGGCGTGATGCCCTATTTTTCCTTTCTGGAACTGCTGCATGATAACTATTCGTGATGTTGCCCGTCAGGCTGGCGTGTCAGTGGCGACCGTGTCGCGCGTTCTCAATCAGAGCAACGCCGTGACCTCTGACACCCGCGACGCCGTGTTGCAGGCGGTTGAGGCGCTGGGCTATCGCCCCAACGCCAACGCCCAGGCGCTGGCGACGCAGGTCAGCGATACGATCGGGGTGGTGGTGATGGATGTCTCAGATCCCTTCTTCGGGGCGCTGGTTAAAGCAGTGGATACCGTGGCGCAGCGCGTGCACAAGCATGTGTTAATCAGCAACTCCTGGCATCAGGAAGAGAAAGAGCGTCATGCTATCGAGGTGCTGATCCGGCAGCGCTGCAGCGCCCTGGTGGTTCACGCGAAAACGCTGCCGGACGCGGAGCTAGCGGACTTTATGCAGCACGTGCCTGGCATGGTGGTGATTAACCGCATCGTCCCAGGATTCGAACACCGCAGCGTCAGTCTGGATAACGTCACCGGGGCGCTGATGGCCTCAAGAACCCTGTTGCAACAGGGGCATAGCCGCATTGGCTATCTCTGCTCCAGCCATCCCATCGAGGATGTCGCGCAGCGCCGTGAAGGGTGGATGCAGGCGATGGCAGAGCAGGGCATCCGGCCGCAGGAGAGCTGGATTGCCAGCGCAGAGCCAGATATGCAGGGGGGCGAAGCGGCGATGGTGGAGCTGCTGGGGCGTAACCTCAACCTGACTGCGGTGTTTGCCTATAACGACGGCATGGCAGCTGGTGCCCTCACTGCGCTGAAAGACAACGGCATCCAGGTGCCACAGCATTTTTCTGTCATTGGCTTTGATGACATTCCGATTTCACGGTACACCGATCCGCAGTTAACCACTGTGCGCTATCCCATTGTATCTATGGCAAAAATCGCCACTGAGCTGGCACTGCAGGGTGCAGCGGGACTGCTTGATGACACCGCAACTCACATCTTTATGCCAACCCTGGTGCGGCGTCATTCGGTGGCGCAGCGGCAAAATGTGGAGTCCGTCACTAATTCAGGGGATTCAGGCATGTAACCGTTTTCAATCTGTGATTGTATTCACAGTTAATTAACATTGCCCTCACTATGATGGCAGCGTCTTACCGGACTGAAACATTATGTAACGCCAGTGTAACGGCATCAGTTGTGGTCTCAGTAGCCGGTTAAAGGGTTTAACCCCTCTTCATGGAAGCGTTGTGGCACAGGGAAGTCAGGTTTTAGACGGCGTTTAACGGCTTAA
This genomic window contains:
- a CDS encoding FecCD family ABC transporter permease produces the protein MTTETSLLAGEETLHHTMQNYHQVLRRRLIWIGVLLVAIVASLILDFTLGPAGLSLDTLWNTLLSPDSVDAGTRVIVWDIRLPYALMALVVGLSLGLAGAEMQTILNNPLASPFTLGVSSAAAFGAALAIILGVGIPGIPDQWLISANAFVFALFAALMLDAVTRWTQVSSAGVVLFGIALVFTFNALVSMMQFIASEDTLQGLVFWTMGSLARASWEKLGVLTVALAILVPFSMMSSWKLTALRLGEDRAVSFGIDVRRLRLTTLLRISILSALAVAFVGPIGFIGLVAPHIARMMFGEDHRFYLPASALVGALVLSLASVASKNLLPGVIIPVGIVTSLIGVPFFLSIILRHRGTV
- a CDS encoding ABC transporter ATP-binding protein, which produces MEQGLTLRGFSAGYPKHKVIENLNVAPLPRGEITVLLGPNGCGKSTLLRALAGLNKGQGEMWLNGEDLMTQPFARRAKNVVYLPQSLPAGVHLHVLESIIVAQRASGGLHSASSEAEIMHLLEQLGIAHLAMRYLDQLSGGQKQLVGLAQSLIRRPKLLLLDEPLSALDLNYQFHVMDLVRRETAQRNIVTVVVVHDINIALRHAQHALMLKQGALVAEGQPDKVITPATLAKVYGVNGRIEHCSRGIPQVMIDGLTGPALV
- the fghA gene encoding S-formylglutathione hydrolase; the encoded protein is MASTLELLEEHRIFGGWQQRWRHQSAVLNCPMTFSIYLPEPHGDAPPPVVWFLAGLTCNDENFTTKAGAQRVAAELGLVLIMPDTSPRGEGVANDEGYDLGQGAGFYLNATQQPWATHFRMFDYLSSELPALIADNFKVSERQSIMGHSMGGHGALMLALRLGNRFASASAFAPIVNPMQVPWGQKAFQAYLGDDQAAWREYDSCQLMAEVSHRLPVLIDQGDSDQFLADQLQPERLEEIAREVGFPLTLRIQPGYDHSYFFIASFVEDHLRFHAQHLLA
- a CDS encoding S-(hydroxymethyl)glutathione dehydrogenase/class III alcohol dehydrogenase, whose product is MNMIKTRAAVAWAAGEPLKIEEVDLMPPQKGEVLVRIVATGVCHTDAYTLSGTDPEGVFPAILGHEGGGIVEAVGEGVTSVEVGDHVIPLYTPECGKCKYCLSGKTNLCQAIRATQGKGLMPDGTTRFFKDGKPIFHYMGTSTFSEYTVIPEISLAKISKEAPLEEVCLLGCGVTTGMGAVMNTAKVKEGDTVAIFGLGGIGLSAVIGAKMAKAGRIIAIDLNTSKFDLARKLGATDLINPKDYDKPIQDVIVELTDGGVDFSFECIGNVNVMRSALECCHKGWGESVIIGVAGAGEEISTRPFQLVTGRVWRGSAFGGVKGRSQLPGIVQDYLDGKFALNDFITHTMPLEEINDAFDLMHEGKSIRSVVHFNK
- the ptrR gene encoding putrescine utilization regulator PtrR, producing MDLVQLRMFCSVAETGSLARAAEQLHRVPSNLTTRLRQLEEELGVDLFIREKQRIRLSPMGHNFLNYAQRILALSEEAMSMTRTGEPAGNFALGSMESTAATRLPGLLAAYHQRFPKVALSLITGTSGEIIDRVREGTLAAALVDGPVSHDDLNGCIAFREEMVLITGLDHAPITTARDVQDDTLFAFRNSCSYRVKLESWYRDSHTAPDNVMEIQSYHAMLACVAGGAGVAMIPASVLKQMADRSRVQAHTLPAAYRDTATWLMWRRDAFTPNVEALKYLIIEQFDDRPLNDELIHPLQAAE
- a CDS encoding YbfB/YjiJ family MFS transporter, whose product is MALRVALSAFLTLFVAMGIGRFAFTPQVPLMIQAHQLTLTSASLVAALNYLGYLCGSFDAMRAHRRVELRLQAGVWGAVILTLLSALATGPWLHGAIRFLIGWASGCAMVLVAAWSNEQLHRHGRAGLSAAVFAGPGCGIFVSGLLGVALHTWQVSAGLAWAAYGALALLLIALITRNLPRRGELHRPDQAPEPLVLDRNLKRLVLSYSLAGFGYILPATFLSQMAATRFPDGIFAQFVWPVFGGAAMIGIVLGILTRRWGHSHVRLAIVLWAQALGVFAAALLPGFSGLLAGALLVGGGFLSVVQLSLLCARELAPNHLRYMAGLLTTGYAVGQLVGPLLSFLSTALLHRLEPALWVAGASLVWAGLLVWRRSE
- the folE gene encoding GTP cyclohydrolase I FolE; its protein translation is MSTLSQEAALVHEALLARGLETPLRAPTRDIDKETRKSLIAGHMTEIMQLLNLDLEDDSLMETPHRIAKMYVDEVFSGLDYANFPKITVIENKMKVDEMVTVRDITLTSTCEHHFVIIDGKATVAYIPKEKVIGLSKINRIVQFFAQRPQVQERLTQQVLVALQTLLGTNNVAVSIDAVHYCVKARGVKDATSATTTTSLGGLFKSSQNTRQEFLRAVRHS
- the yeiB gene encoding DUF418 domain-containing protein YeiB, with the protein product MQQRYHALDFIRGCAILGILLLNIVGFGLPSAAYLNPAWQGSVSLSDVWTWALSDVFAQLKFLTLFALLFGAGLQMQLPRGSRWLTARLSILVLIGFLHGVFLWEGDILLDYGIIGLVVWRVLRDVPSTRSLMNTGILLYLVGCGVLLVFGSISDPEPTRSWLPGAADLQYEQYWKLSGGWEAIQNRLDHLSSGLMALAAQYGWQLAGLMMIGGALLRSGWLTGEFPLRHYRQAAALLLTMGFSIAVAGVAAQWLLHWEFRWTAFYLQAPRDLASPLISLGYAALCLAYWPLISRWRISYAIQCVGRMALTNYLLQTLICTTLFYRFGFYMHFTRLELVMMVPAVWLINILFSLIWLHFFSQGPLEWLWRRLTLLSAGKSRITDNAR
- the galS gene encoding HTH-type transcriptional regulator GalS codes for the protein MITIRDVARQAGVSVATVSRVLNQSNAVTSDTRDAVLQAVEALGYRPNANAQALATQVSDTIGVVVMDVSDPFFGALVKAVDTVAQRVHKHVLISNSWHQEEKERHAIEVLIRQRCSALVVHAKTLPDAELADFMQHVPGMVVINRIVPGFEHRSVSLDNVTGALMASRTLLQQGHSRIGYLCSSHPIEDVAQRREGWMQAMAEQGIRPQESWIASAEPDMQGGEAAMVELLGRNLNLTAVFAYNDGMAAGALTALKDNGIQVPQHFSVIGFDDIPISRYTDPQLTTVRYPIVSMAKIATELALQGAAGLLDDTATHIFMPTLVRRHSVAQRQNVESVTNSGDSGM